The Cicer arietinum cultivar CDC Frontier isolate Library 1 chromosome 1, Cicar.CDCFrontier_v2.0, whole genome shotgun sequence genome contains the following window.
aattctattaataaatttCTTTTAGGATCTTTAAAACTTCTCCTATATATCTATACAGTTACATACTTCATATACTCTTTACtttatataatcaaattaaaaagaaaaaatgaaagcTAAAATAAGTAGTTAGAAGGAAGATAATACCTATCCCAATGACCATCAACATCATATAGAACTTTCAAGGATGAAGAGTCAATGATTTTCCCTTTGATCACTTTATGATTTCCACCAAGTCCTAGAAAAGAGTGACTTGATTTGTAGGATAGCTCAGCTACTAGGCCTGTCTCTAGGCACCTTATATCAACTGTGCCAACCCAATCAGCACTTGGAATTGGAAGAATTCTAAATAAAAGGTGAGGACAATTCATCTCATATGTTTCCCCATGATTTAAGAGCTTTAATTTCCTTTTACCATCTACTTTTACTTCAATGGATGTGCCTGCACATTTGATTTCATTAAATATTCAAtctaaacattttttatatactaAGGAATtgcatttataattttgaagttGGAAcgaacatattttttttatcaatgaagCATAGTACTGATACTGGAATAAATGTCATATACAATACTGATACTAATATTTagataatagtaataatttaagaaaatgtaAGTGATTGACggtaaatatttatattgatattgtgTCAATGTCTACATTGGTACATGTCATACACCAGAAACAATTTCAATCTTAAGTAATACTGCTACGTAATTCTAGATTATTTGTAAAGTATTTAAGAATTCATGAcaattatttaaagttttaaatgtGAAAATTTCTTaatgagataaaatataataaattggtCAATTAGGATTTGAAGAAGCATGTTATCgaaaagatatattatttttcattgcAGGTAAATGAGATAGAAATACTTATGATCCTAGAAAAGGTGAAGATATAATATACCATAAAATTTTGGAACAGGTTGCTGAGACCATATCATTTCTATGTTTTCCTTTTCATTTGTTGCATGGAGAGCAGTTACTGGAGGATGGTGTGAAACCTGCAAACACATGTAAACCAATAACTTGATTATCATTCAATCAATATCAAGAAAACTAAcctatgtatttattttatttttttggtttaaactaataaacaaaaaattagttCAAAATGCCACCATTTACAAAATAGATCATCGTCAGTTTTACATTGTAGTAGATTGTAAGCCGTTagattaaattgaagaaaattttctctcttaatcTAATGACCTATAGTCAATTACATAGTAAAATTGATTGTCTAAGATTTATCatcatttaagaaatcaaacttgtctaaaattaaaataaaaaattgaacatcCTAACATATATTTGTATTCAACACCAACACATAAAgatacatataattaaattcaatcacttttatttttttaaattaataatagtgaCTAAGTGTCAGTATCAGTATTTTATTTGTGTCGTCTGAGCTTCATAGCCCTTAAACCATAATGTTAGGTAGAAATATGCAAATTAAGAATTGAGAAGCAAGTACCTGTTCAAGTAAAACATTAAGATTTCCCTTTGAAACATGGTGTGTCTCACCAAGAATAGGATTATAAGGAGCAACACCAAAAGATGCAGGGCGTGTAGTAGATATGCACCATGCTACAACACTTATGAACCTATCCAATGGACTCTGTCCTCTGTTACATATGCTTAACATATCTGAGGCACTGCAATACACTGATTCACCATAGCATTGAAGTTGTGATTTTGGTAAGTTAAATAGTGGTGGCAGCTGCATGTATAACATAAAACATTTTCATCATTTTCTCCAAATTATTGTGCCATCAAAATTCTACATTGTCTATTTGAAGGAAaaatcttaatattttaaaagttcatCTTATAGTTaagattttttgtttaatttatttttgtctccATATTTTTCCTTCATGATAAAGTGaaaccaaaattataaaaaaaattcttcattgACTCcagaataaatttattttgaaattattcttatctttttttaattaaaaaagttttaaaaatcatttattcaaatcaataaaatacaTCGAAAAAAACGTAAATTTAactttgtcaaaataaaaaatcatgaagagttaaaagatataattaaccttattataaataatgatgtatcaaatttttaaaattaggtaATTTAGAGTTCTTGCAAGtaatttacttttattgatttatataaTAGATGATGTATACTAGCTAGTTCTTGAGATCTAGCTCACCAAATTTATTATAGTACTTTTTCCAGTATTTTAAAACATTGTGATCATTGtaccaaaaatgaaataaaatgtgtGATCATGATTATTTGGTCCCCGAAGACAAACAACTGTGTCGAAAGTGATGTGCATATTTTTAATtggaaagttttttttttcttctaattaatAATGGATCCAAAAAGGTAAACTAGTTAAGAGGCctaattttaaaccaaaaaaaaaaaaaagggaaaaataaaatatcaaaagaagAGATGTTACCTGAAAGCGTGTGAGATCAGATCCTGGACGTACATTATTGAATAAACTTAATAAACGTTGTAAAAGATTAGGGGCTCTGTAATTCTCTTCTGAATTTGATTCCTTTTCTAGTTGTAGTGGCTTTGTAAGAAcaatttttatctcttttttctcttctttagTCACCTGCACCACCATTTTTTCACATTGTTAATTGTTTTCTTAAGCATGCACTTAAGTACTCTTAAAAGTCTAATAGTTTCAATTTACAAACAATTTGGTATTAATCATTTGAATATAGTTTGATGCtcatttgtaataataataccaacaagtaaaatatttaacttatatGCCAAAAAAATGGTTTCAAATCTctaatttgtaatttatttcgaaaattttcaaTTTGCGTCAttgaaattgttattatttatgtatttgtttaaagctaaaagtttattaaaaaaaataaaataaaaaacaaaaactaaggAATATAAACATAAtctcaaaaaagaaagaaaaaagggttaaaaaaaatcctcaaactattgtgtataaattatttcaatattatatatagaGATCATAGATATGTTCgtcattcaaattaataaaaagagttacaaaattaatcatataaaaatttcctttttatatttatcttaaaGGATGTGATAAATTTCTCCGTAATTAATTCATATCATATAactttaaagtttaaatttaaactcgACACAAAACGCccaatttataatattaatatttattttttaaataaactcaaaattatttgagtcaaacactaaaaaaaactaaattgttaataaaaaattagtcaaagtattatgaataaaaataaatatatatttttttttcttttgatatttcTAATTGATGTACACCTCACCAACATAGTGCTTAAGATGTACAACTACAAAGAAATAGATATAGATGATTAATATTTCCTAAGATAGTATTACATGTTTATAAAGTAGATAATGCGAGTTTAAAGAGTAAGACCTCAAATGCCAGTGGAGTCACACACGTggatacattaaaatttatagtatataaaagtattaaacaaataaatatatatatatatatatataataaaataaaataattttattaatagagCAAGTTCGAAACTATGTGCGATACAGATAGCAACACTCTCATAGTCATAGAGtctcaatattaaaaaaaaaatgcacaatgAATTAAAGCAGACTTTTGTCATTAAAATTGAGACAACTTAAAGTGAATAAGTAGGAGTTCGGATTGTATTGTCATATTTATTTGGTTGAGGATCATGTTGTTTCTGGGAATGTGGACCATTGGAAAAAATGTCAAATAATTATGTAGATGTATATTACTAAATAAATT
Protein-coding sequences here:
- the LOC101506673 gene encoding oxysterol-binding protein-related protein 4C-like, translated to MVVQVTKEEKKEIKIVLTKPLQLEKESNSEENYRAPNLLQRLLSLFNNVRPGSDLTRFQLPPLFNLPKSQLQCYGESVYCSASDMLSICNRGQSPLDRFISVVAWCISTTRPASFGVAPYNPILGETHHVSKGNLNVLLEQVSHHPPVTALHATNEKENIEMIWSQQPVPKFYGTSIEVKVDGKRKLKLLNHGETYEMNCPHLLFRILPIPSADWVGTVDIRCLETGLVAELSYKSSHSFLGLGGNHKVIKGKIIDSSSLKVLYDVDGHWDRIVKLKDRKNGKVRVIYDATEVISGLQAPILKDVESVWPTESVNVWSELSQAILSKDWEKAREAKQVVEERQRELMREFESKRQNWIPKHFVVSYTKEIGWHCSPIHNSVTPAPIIAL